The region TATTAGAAAACAAATATCGAGCAGAATTAGCGATCCTGAAGCACGTTATCGTACAAGAAAAATAATAACTTTTATTGGGTATTTTGTTATTTTTCTTTTTTTATTAGTTGTTTTTTATGAACGATTAAGAGGTCTAACAATCGCATTTGGTGTGATAGGTGCAGGAATAGCCTTTGCTTTACAGGAAGTTATCACCAGTATAGCTGGATGGATTGGAATTTCAACAGAACACTTTTATCGAATTGGTGATAGGATTCAGCTTGGGGGGATTAAAGGTGACGTAATCGATATAAGTATATTGCGTACTACAATAATGGAGCTTGGTGAATGGGTTGATGCTGACTTATATACAGGCAGAATAGTCAGAATAGCAAACAGTTTTGTGTTTAAAGAACCTGTTTATAACTATTCAGGAGATTTTCCATTTTTATGGGACCAGATTGCAATTCCGGTAAAATATGGCAGTGATTATCGTTTAGCAAGACAAATATTGCAAAATATTGTTAATGATATTGTAAAAGATTATATAGAGGAAGCTGAGGCAGCCTGGAAGGTTGTACGCAGAAAATATCTTGTAGAACCTGCCAGAGTTGAACCTATGATATCTATGACCGCAAATGATAACTGGGCTGAGTTTTCTATTCGATATATTGTTGATTATAAAAGACGAGTAACAACAAAAGATCAACTTTTTACAAGAATATTAGACGAATTTAATATGACTGAAGGGAAGGTAAGCGTTGCCTCAGCCACCTTCCAGCTCGTTCAGGCTCCACCATTAGACATTAAAATTACTGAAAAGAAAATTAGTGACTGATATAATCAGGCACTGGATTCTGGCATATACCTTCGCAAAGTCTGGCTATTTATTGCTACAATTACCGTACTTAAAGACATTAATAAAGCTCCAATTGCAGGATTTACTATAATACCATAAGTAACAAGAATTCCTGCAGCTAAAGGTATTGCTATGATATTATAACCAGCAGCCCACCATAAATTCTGAATCATCTTTGCATAAGTTCTTTTTGATAGAAATATCATCTGCGTCACATCAAGAGGATTGCTTTTAACAAGAACTATATCAGCACTTTCTATTGCAACATCTGTACCTGCTCCTATAGCAATTCCAACATCAGAAGCTGCTAAAGCAGGGGCGTCATTTATTCCGTCTCCTACCATAGCTACTTTAAAACCTTTTTTCTTCAATTCTTGAATTTTCTCAGCCTTCTTATCAGGCAAAACCTGAGCAAAATAATCATCGATTCCAAGTTCATTCGCAACTGACCTAGCTACAGCTTCAGCATCACCTGTTATCATATATGTTTTAATGCCCATATCTTTTATTTCTGATATAGCAGCATAAGATTCCTCTCTAATAATATCTGATAGGGCAAAAACTCCAGCAAGCTTATTATCTATGATAGAAAATATAACGGTTTTTCCGTGTTCTTCAAGTTCTCGTATTCTATTATCATCAGGTTTTATATGGAATTTTTCAAGCAGTCCCGGGCTTCCTGCATATACTTCTTTTCCTTCAACTTTTCCAAAAATTCCTTTACCTGATAATGCTTTAAAATCTGAGACAGCTGGTATCTCAATATTTTTATTTTTTACGTATTCTACTATTGCCTTTGCAATAGTGTGCTCAGAATTTGATTCTATACTTGCTGTTAATCTTA is a window of Candidatus Melainabacteria bacterium RIFOXYA2_FULL_32_9 DNA encoding:
- a CDS encoding transporter is translated as MENALVAIFSHPLFVKILTAIVGIIILNFIIKLIRKQISSRISDPEARYRTRKIITFIGYFVIFLFLLVVFYERLRGLTIAFGVIGAGIAFALQEVITSIAGWIGISTEHFYRIGDRIQLGGIKGDVIDISILRTTIMELGEWVDADLYTGRIVRIANSFVFKEPVYNYSGDFPFLWDQIAIPVKYGSDYRLARQILQNIVNDIVKDYIEEAEAAWKVVRRKYLVEPARVEPMISMTANDNWAEFSIRYIVDYKRRVTTKDQLFTRILDEFNMTEGKVSVASATFQLVQAPPLDIKITEKKISD